Proteins from one Drosophila gunungcola strain Sukarami chromosome 3R, Dgunungcola_SK_2, whole genome shotgun sequence genomic window:
- the LOC128265134 gene encoding uncharacterized protein LOC128265134 yields the protein MRFLIAFCLIGAACAQYNYGAGFSGAASDNVPSFSGNGLGGGADYGSASSPVSDYSASSELNKEYYTFEADESQFEDPLASQKIAGSVNKGLRVVFIKGPENRGLENAALALAKQAAEQRTAIYVLNKQTDIGDLAQRFNAARQNANQRPEVHFVKYRTPEDAANAQRAIKSQYDNLGGSSQSINGGVANAINFASAAPAAPARHGANYSPPAAATSNSYLPANILRRLRIR from the coding sequence ATGCGTTTCCTCATCGCCTTCTGCCTGATCGGTGCCGCTTGTGCCCAGTACAACTACGGAGCTGGATTCTCCGGAGCCGCCTCCGATAATGTGCCCAGCTTCTCCGGAAACGGGTTGGGTGGTGGCGCCGACTACGGTTCGGCCAGCAGCCCGGTGTCCGACTACTCGGCCTCCAGCGAGCTGAACAAGGAGTACTACACCTTCGAGGCCGACGAGAGCCAGTTCGAGGATCCCCTGGCCTCCCAGAAGATTGCCGGCTCCGTGAACAAGGGTCTGCGCGTGGTGTTCATCAAGGGACCCGAGAACCGTGGCCTGGAGAACGCCGCCCTGGCCCTGGCCAAGCAGGCTGCCGAGCAGAGGACCGCCATCTATGTGCTGAACAAGCAGACCGACATCGGAGATTTGGCACAGCGCTTCAATGCCGCCCGCCAGAATGCCAACCAGCGCCCAGAGGTGCACTTCGTCAAGTACAGGACGCCCGAAGATGCGGCCAATGCGCAGCGTGCCATCAAGTCGCAGTACGACAACCTGGGCGGATCCAGCCAGTCCATCAACGGCGGCGTGGCCAACGCCATCAACTTCGCCTCCGCCGCCCCCGCAGCCCCCGCCCGCCACGGCGCCAACTACTCGCCCCCGGCCGCCGCCACCAGCAACTCCTACCTGCCCGCCAACATCCTGCGACGCCTGCGCATCCGTTAA